Genomic DNA from Bacteroides zhangwenhongii:
TAGCTGGCCGGTCAAACGGAATGATGGAGACGGACGTTTTTACCTGAATGGAAAACCGGTGTTTATTAATGGGGTATGCGAGTACGAACATCAGTTTGGACAGAGCCATGCATTCAGCAATGAACAGGTGGTTGCAAGAGTAAAACAGATACGTGCGGCCGGGTTTAATGCATTCCGGGATGCTCATCAGCCCCATCATCTCGACTATCAGAAGTATTGGGATGAAGAGGGAATCCTGTTCTGGACACAATTATCTGCTCATGTATGGTATGATACTCCGGAGTTTCGCGAGAACTTCAAAAAGTTACTTCGTCAATGGGTGAAAGAACGTCGCAATTCTCCTTCAGTGGTAATGTGGGGATTACAGAATGAAAGTACTTTACCTCGTGAATTTGCACAGGAATGCAGTGATATTATTCGTGAGATGGACCCGACTGCAAAGACAATGCGTGTCATTACAACTTGTAATGGCGGTGAAGGTACAGACTGGAATGTGATTCAGAATTGGAGCGGTACGTATGGGGGAGATGTGACTAAATATAGTCAGGAACTTTCTCAAGCTAACCAATTATTGAATGGGGAATATGGAGCATGGAGAAGCATCGGTTTACATACGGAACCGGGAGATTTCCAAGTGAATGATGTGTGGAGTGAAGACCGTATGTGCCAGTTGATGGAAACCAAAATCCGTTTGGCGGAGCAGGTTAAAGATAGTGTTTGCGGACAGTTTCAGTGGATATACAGCAGCCATGACAATCCCGGACGTCGCCAACCGGATGAAGCATATCGCCAAATAGATAAAGTCGGTCCGTTCAATTACAAAGGATTGGTTACTCCGTGGGAAGAACCGTTGGATGTGTATTATATGTATCGTGCCAACTATGTTTCCGCAGCCAAAGATCCGATGGTCTATCTCGTATCCCATACATGGGCTGACCGTTTTGAGAAAGGACGTCGCCGTGCTACTATAGAGGCTTACAGTAATTGTGATTCAGTGTTGCTTTACAATGATATGACAAATGAAAAGGCAACCTTCCTCGGACGTAAAAAAAACAATGGAGCGGGCACTCATTTTATGTGGGAAAACCGGGATATTCGCTATAACGTACTTCGTGCTGTGGGATATTATAAAGGTAAACCGGTAGCGGAAGACCTGATTGTGTTTAAAGGTTTGGAACAGGCCCCGAATTTCGAACTTCTTTATCAGGACGATAAAAAAATATTGAAAGGAGAGGCAGGATATAATTATCTATATCGTCTAAATTGCGGAGGAGATGATTATACGGATAGTTTCGGACAGTTGTGGTTGCAGGATAATACGAACTATTCCCATTCATGGGCAGAAAACTTCAAGGATCTGAATCCATATCTTGCCAGCCAACGTACTACCAATGATCCGATTCGTGGCACTCGTGACTGGAAGTTATTCCAACATTTCCGTTTCGGGCGTCATCAGTTGGAATATCGTTTCCCTGTGGCAGATGGAACCTATCGCATTGAACTGTATTTCACAGAACCCTGGCATGGCACAGGCGGAAGTGCTTCTACCGACTGTGAAGGGCTGCGTATCTTCGATGTTGCCGTGAATGATTCTGTCGTATTAGACGACTTGGATATCTGGGCAGAAAGTGGTCATGACGGAGTTTGCAAGAAGGTGGTATATGCCACAGTAACAGGGGGAATGTTGAGAATTAATTTCCCGGAAGTAAAAGCTGGTCAAGCCTTGATTTCGGGTATCGCTATTGCTTCCACAAATGAGGAACTGAAACCGACGGTATTCCCAGCATCCGATTGGAGTTGGGAAAAGGCAGATAAAGAAGTGATGGAAAAGACTCCAAAAGAGTTGCTTCCTGAAGACAAGAACGCCCGTGTCAGTATATCATACGAAGCGGAAACAGCTACACTAAAAGGTAAATTCCAAAAGAAAGAACATCGTAAACAGATGGGAGTATTTTTTGGTAAAGGAAAAGGGAACAGCATTGAATGGAATGTTTCTACCGGATTGGCTCAAGTGTATGCGCTTCGCTTTAAGTACATGAATACTACCGGAAAACCAATGCCTGTCATCATGAAGTTCATAGATTCGAAAGGAGTGGTATTGAAAGAGGATGTATTGACCTTCCCGGAGACACCGGATAAATGGAAGATGATGAGCACCACTACCGGAACCTTTATCAATGCCGGACATTATAAAGTCTTACTTTCGGCAGAAAATATGGATGGGCTCGCTTTTGATGCGTTGGATATTCAATAAAAAAGAACGAATGAAAATATATACATTACTGCTTGGTGTCTTGTTTGTTAGCCCAATACAGGCACAAACAATACATGATTGGGAGAATCATCATGTTCTTCAGATTAATCGTGAACCGGCAAGAGCCGCTTTTATCCCTTTCTCTATACAGAAAGGAGACTGTTCAATGTCTTTGGATGGAACTTGGAAATTCCGTTGGACTCCTGTTCCCAATGAAAGGGTCCTGAATTTCTATCAGATAAACTTTGATGATAAAAGCTGGACAGATTTTCCTGTTCCGGCAAACTGGGAAGTGAACGGATATGGTACGCCTATTTATGTTTCAGCAGGTTACCCGTTCAAAATAGATCCCCCGCGAGTGATGGGAGAACCCAAAACTGACTATACCACGTATAAAGAACGAAACCCTGTCGGACAATATCGCCGTACATTTGTTTTGCCAGCCGGATGGGAAGCAAATGGGCAGACTTTTCTACGGTTTGAGGGCGTAATGAGTGCCTTTTATGTTTGGATCAATGGCGAACGGGTAGGGTATAGCCAAGGCAGTATGGAACCGAGTGAATTTAACGTCACGGAGTATCTGAAATCCGGAGAAAATCAGATTTCATTGGAAGTTTACCAATATAGTGACGGTTCCTATCTGGAAGATCAGGATTTCTGGCGTT
This window encodes:
- a CDS encoding beta-d-glucuronidase/beta-L-arabinofuranosidase codes for the protein MKKLLLAVFSITTTFSLYAQREVPQERMEQIYEEVKTPYKYGLAIAPADNHHKIDCPTVFRQGDKWLMTYVIYNGKSGTDGRGYETWIAESDNLLEWRTLGRILSYRDGKWDCNQRGGFPALPDMEWGGSYELQTYKGRHWMTYIGGEGTGYEAVKAPLYIGLASTKGDISTAHEWESLDKPILSIHDKDAQWWEKLTQYKSTVYWDKDKTLGAPFVMYYNAGGRHPETDLKGERVGIALSKDMKTWKRYPGNPVFAHEADGTITGDAHIQKMGDVYVMFYFSAFEPSRKYKAFNTFAASYDLVNWTDWKGADLVIPSKNYDELFAHKSYVVKHDGVVYHFYCAVNNAEQRGIAIATSKPMGRSAVRFPKPEIKNRRLIITLNEGWKTWITEATHLKGNFMMLAKTVNIPHNWDDYYGYRQLTHGNMHGTAMYVKDFTVDIKSGKRYFLRFDGVGTYATIKVNGTDFGRHPVGRTTLTLDVTDAMKQGTNRLEVKAEHPEMIADMPWVCGGCSSEWGFSEGSQPFGIFRPVVLEVTDEIRIEPFGVHIWNDEKAANVFVETEVKNYGKATETIELVNKLSNADGKQVFRLVEKVTLAPGEMKVVRQQAPVEKPVLWDTENPYLYKLASMIKRDAKTTDEISTPFGIRTISWPVKRNDGDGRFYLNGKPVFINGVCEYEHQFGQSHAFSNEQVVARVKQIRAAGFNAFRDAHQPHHLDYQKYWDEEGILFWTQLSAHVWYDTPEFRENFKKLLRQWVKERRNSPSVVMWGLQNESTLPREFAQECSDIIREMDPTAKTMRVITTCNGGEGTDWNVIQNWSGTYGGDVTKYSQELSQANQLLNGEYGAWRSIGLHTEPGDFQVNDVWSEDRMCQLMETKIRLAEQVKDSVCGQFQWIYSSHDNPGRRQPDEAYRQIDKVGPFNYKGLVTPWEEPLDVYYMYRANYVSAAKDPMVYLVSHTWADRFEKGRRRATIEAYSNCDSVLLYNDMTNEKATFLGRKKNNGAGTHFMWENRDIRYNVLRAVGYYKGKPVAEDLIVFKGLEQAPNFELLYQDDKKILKGEAGYNYLYRLNCGGDDYTDSFGQLWLQDNTNYSHSWAENFKDLNPYLASQRTTNDPIRGTRDWKLFQHFRFGRHQLEYRFPVADGTYRIELYFTEPWHGTGGSASTDCEGLRIFDVAVNDSVVLDDLDIWAESGHDGVCKKVVYATVTGGMLRINFPEVKAGQALISGIAIASTNEELKPTVFPASDWSWEKADKEVMEKTPKELLPEDKNARVSISYEAETATLKGKFQKKEHRKQMGVFFGKGKGNSIEWNVSTGLAQVYALRFKYMNTTGKPMPVIMKFIDSKGVVLKEDVLTFPETPDKWKMMSTTTGTFINAGHYKVLLSAENMDGLAFDALDIQ